The Marivirga salinae DNA window TACCACAAATTCTGTTTTGGAAACAAAATAATTTTTAATAAAAACTAAAATTATCTATAAAGATAAATCCTTGCTAATCTATTTATTTTAGAATAATCATTTTGTTCCATGCGTCATCCCTTTGAAGAAAGGGATCTATTCCATTGAAACGAAGTTTCAATCCTTATCCTAGAAGTTCCTTGTAGGAATTATATAATAGTTCAATTTACTACTTGTGCCTTTCTTAATATTTTAACCTTTGGTTAAAACCATCAGATTCCTGCCTCCCGACTTTCAGTGCGGGACAGGTTACGCAGGAATGACGCTCTGATTTAAATTTGCATTTAATTTAATGCACTATTTCATTGAATTCAAATCTGTAAAATGCAAAAAACGTTATCCTATTTTATTTTTCTAAAACTCTGTTCAAAGTAAACATATGAGATACAGGTGGAAATTTGAAGCTAACAATTGAAAATCAATTTAAGCCTAAAAGGCTGACATATCATAAAGTTGGGTAAAGCCCTATGATTACAAATCGTAAACCTGTAGAACACCCACACATTTTTGCTTTTCGACCACCAATAGCGTATTGATTTTACGCTCCATCATCATTTCCTCTGCCTTTTTCAATTTCATCTCTTTATCAATGGAAATAGGTGATTTTGTCATGATATCTTTTGCTTTTAGACTCAAAAATGATTCTTTTTTAGCATTCATCCCCCTTCTTAAATCACCATCCGTTATAACGCCAGATAACACTCCATTTTCTTCCACTATGGCTAATCCTAATCTGCCATTTGAAATACTATGAATCACCACATCCATATCGCTTTGAGAATCAATTACAGGCAAATCTGATGAACGCATAACATCCTTCACAGTCATTAACAACCTTCTCCCTAATGAACCGCCTGGGTGAAAAAGTGCAAAATGTTCTGGTTTAAAATCACGCTCTTTCATTAAAGCTACTGCTAATGCATCACCCATAACCAAAGTGGCTGTGGTAGATGAAGTAGGCGCCAAATCTAGTGGGCAAGCCTCTTGCTCGACATGAACATTTAAATGGAAATGTGTATTCTTAGCCAATGTGGACTCAGGATTGCCACTTACACCTATAATTTTGTTGCCATTACGTAAGAAAAAGGGTATAATTTTAAGTAATTCGTCTGTCTCTCCTGAATTTGATATCGCCATTACAATATCATCATCCTGAATTAAACCTAAATCACCATGATATGCCTCTCCCGGATGAAGAAAGTAACTTGGTGTACCTGTACTTGAAAAAGTAGCCGCAATTTTTTTTCCTATAATACCGGATTTACCCATGCCAGTGACAATAAGCTTGCCTTTACTTTCCATAATGGCATGTACTGCTTGCTCAAAGTCGGGTGTAAGAAGTCCCTCTAATTCTTTAATAGACCTAGCTTCTATAGCGATTGTTTCTTTGGCTGATTCTAAAATCCGACTCATCAAATTAATTTTTTAATTAAATCTCTTAAATCCTTTAAATACAATTGGTTAGGCCCATCACTCCAGGCTTCATCAGGATTAGGATGGGTTTCTATGAAATAACCATTTGCTCCAAATGCTTTTGCTGCCAAAGCCATACCAGGGACAAACTCTCTATTTCCTCCAGTTTTCCCTCCTGCTCCACCAGGTCTTTGCACGGAATGGGTACAATCCATTATAACAGGAAATCCATGTTGCAACATATCTGGGATATTTCTAAAATCCACCACCAAGTTGTTATAGCCATACATATTTCCCCTTTCGGTTAGCAACACTTGTTTGTTTCCCGCTTGCACCACTTTTTGGCATGGATAAAGCATATCTTCTCCTGATAAAAATTGCGCTTTTTTAATGTTTACAATCTTACCCGTTTCTGCAGCAGCTAATAATAAATCAGTCTGGCGACATAAAAAGGCTGGAATCTGCATAATATCGACCACATCTTCTAATAGTTTAGGTTGATAAGATTCGTGTACATCCGTGGTAACTGAGAGATCATAAGCAGTTTTAATCTCTTGTAACCATTCTTTCCCTTCCTCTAGTCCTGGCCCACGCTTGGCGGAAGCAGAGGTTCTATTAGCTTTATCAAATGAGGATTTGAAAATAATTTCAACATCCAACTCATTTTTGATTGCAACCAATTCTTTAGCAACAGTATGCAGTAAATCCATGCTTTCCATCACACAGGGTCCTACAATGAAAAAAGGTTTATCTGAAGTTATTTTTTGATATAATTCTTTCGACATGTTTTTAATTAAATAAAGGTTTACCCCTAATCAGTAATTGTGATTGCAAAGTTGCTATTTTAAATTTCAAAACAGAAATAAATGATTTGCTATCCTTTAAAAAAAACTCAAAACTACTATAATCCATAGTAAAACTAAGCTAAAAACCTCTGCAACATCTTTAAATAGATATATTTAATAAAGTATTAATACAAATCATTAAATTGCAAACGTAACCGCAATCGATTGCGCTAATTTTATGTTATAATGAATATTGTTCAATTTTAATATTCAATAGATTAGCAGTTCTTAAAAGGAAATACAGATGATTAGTTCACAAACCATAAATAAATCAAACCTTAACCTTCACTGTGGGAAAATTGAAAAGTATAAGCGTAATGCTTATGGCATTGCAGGTAAAACCGAAAATGCATATTTCAGGATTTCTGTGGTTCAAAAAGGTATTTTTAAAATTCATTTAAGTCTTACAGAAGCCTTTGATAATCATTCTTATGCCGTAATTTCTAAACCGGTAGGAATTGATTTTTCTATTATAGACACAAATGGTCATTTAGAACTTAAAACCGAGGCGCTAACACTTGAAATTAAAAAAGATCCCTTTACGGTAATTTTCAAGGATAACGATGGAAATATCATCAATGAAGATGATCATGCATTGGGAACTTCTTGGTTGGGTGAACAAGTAACTACTTATAAAAAACTTCAAGAAGACGAAAGATTTATTGGTTTGGGAGAAAAAACAGGTCCATTGGATAGAAAAGGAACGGGTTACCAAAACTGGAATACCGACCATTTCGGATATCCGCCTGACAGTGACCCTTTATATTGCACCACACCTTTTTATATAGGAATCCACCAAGGACTTTCTTACGGAATTTACTTAGACAATTCTCATAAAACACATTTTAACTTTGGTGCCTCAAACAGAAGATTCTCTAGTTTTTCTGCCGATCAGGGTGATATGGCCTATTATTTCATCCACGAAAAAAATATAGAGGAAATTATCAGTTCTTATACTGATTTAACTGGTAGAATGGAACTCCCTCCTATTTGGAGTTTAGGGTACCAGCAATGCCGATACAGTTACAAACCGGACAAAGAAGTATTAAGCATAGCCAAATTCTTCAGGGAAAAAGAAATTCCTGCTGATGTGATTGTATTGGATATTCATCACATGGAGCAATACAAAATCTTCACTTGGGATGGAAAAGATTTCCCTAATCCAAAGCAAATGATTAATAAGCTGGAGGAAATGGGGTTCAAAGTAGTGGTAATTTGTGACCCGGGAATCAAAATTGAAGAAGGCTATGAAGCTTATGATTCTGGTAAAAAAGAAGATGTGTTCATTAAATATCCTGATGGAGAATATTATGAAGGAGAAGTTTGGCCGGGATGGTGCCACTTTCCTGATTTCACTAAACCAACTGTTAGAAATTGGTGGCAAGAAAAATTGAAAGCCTATACTGATTTAGGAATATTGGGTTTATGGAATGATATGAACGAAATTGCGACTTGGGGTCAATATTTACCAGACTTAATGGAATTTGATTATGAAGGAGAAAAAGCCTCAACCCGTAAAGCAAGAAATGTTTACGGAATGCAAATGGCAAGAAGCACTTACGAAGGTGCTAAACAAAATTCTCCTAATAAAAGAGTTTTTAATTTAACTAGAGCGGGTTTCTCTGGTATCCAAAGATATGCTGCCGTTTGGACGGGAGATAATGTTGCAGATGATGAGCATATGCTTTTGGGAGTGCGATTAGTCAACAGTTTAGGTTTGGCTGGAGTAGCCTTTTCAGGATATGATATAGGCGGATTTGCAGGAGATGCTGACAGTCAACTATTCGCCAGATGGATTTCAATTGGTGCTTTCGCTCCTTTCTTTAGAGGTCATAGTATGATCAATAGCCGAGATTCAGAACCTTGGGCTTATGGGGAGGAAGTGGAAGAAATTTCCAGAAATTATATCAACCTGCGTTATAAAATGATGCCTTATATATATTCTGCATTCTATAAAGCGCATGAAAAAGGAATACCTGTTGCAAGAAGTTTAGCAATCTATTATCCACACGACCCTAAGATTTATCATTCATTATATGAAAATCAATATCTATTTGGTCCTGATATAATGGTAGCACCAGTCGCTAGTAAAATAAATTTAGCTAAAGTGTATTTTCCTGAAGGCGAATGGTACGATTTATTTGACGATACTTTTTATAGAGGAAATCAGGAAGTAATAGTGGAATGTCCTATTGAAAGATTACCAGTTTTTGTACGGGCTTCTGCAATTATACCAATGCAGGATAAGTTAGAAAACTTGAGCCAAAACCACAATGATTGTCTTCATTTGCATATTTATGGCGGAAAGCAAGTGAATCAATGTGAATATTATGAAGATGACGGTGACTCCTTCAATCATGTAGATGGTGAATATTATAAAAGAATAATAGATTTCGATCCTGAAAATAGAACACTAACTATTAACCCAAAAGAAGGAACTTTCAATACGCAATACCAGAAAGTAAAATTATTCTTTCATGGCTTTGAAGGTAAAATAAATGGTAAAATCCAGGTTAACCAACAAACTATACCGTTGGAAAAAACAGACTTTAATTTTATAGATCAAATTTCCAATTTTGATCCATTACCAGAAAATGAAAGAATCAATTTAAAAGTAGATGATTTACCAAATGCCATCTTCAACTTAGACGATGACAAAATTGAGATCAAATGGTAATCACACAATTTTTTTACCTTTTATTAAGTTTCCAATAGTATATGAGAAAACAACTTCTATTTATAATAATAATTGCTGGAATAGTTAATTACTCTTGCCAATCTGTTCAAGATAAAATGCAGCAAGATATAATCCTTACATATCCTGAAAAAGCTAAGGATATGAACATTTATGAGGTTAACATTAGGCAGTACACAGCTGAAGGAACTATAAATGCATTTATCCCCCATATTGATAGATTAAAGAATATGGGAGTTGATATTTTATGGATAATGCCAGTTCAACCTATTGGTAAAAAAAACCGAAAAGAACCCTTAGGAAGTTACTATTCTATTAAAAATTATACCGCTATAAATCCCAATTTTGGAACATTAGAAGACTTCAATAGGCTCGTTGATACTGCTCATGAAAAGGATATGATCGTACTTTTGGATTGGGTTGCTAACCATACGGCTTATGATCACCATTGGGCTGAGGAACACCCTGAATATTACAATTTAGATTCTGTAGGAAACCTTCAATCTCCAGTGGAAGATTGGACTGATGTTGCCGACCTAAATTATGATAACCAAGAATTGCATCAAGCAATGATCAAAGAAATGAAATGGTGGATCACTGAAGCTGATATTGATGGCTTTAGATGCGACATGGCAGGAATGGTGCCTAATGAATTTTGGAAAAAAGCTATTGACAGCCTTGAAGCTACTAAAGATGTATTTATGTTGGCAGAATGGGAAGAGCCAAAAATACATGATGCAGGTTTTGATATGAGTTACGGATGGGAATTTCACCATATGTTGAATGATATTGCAAAGGGGAAAGCCAATGCGGATTCTGTGGTCGCATATTTAGAAAAAGATGCTGAAAAATATGATTCAACTGCCTTTAGAATGTATTTCACATCCAATCATGATGAAAATAGTTGGGCTGGAACAGTTTTCGAACGAATGGGAGATGCCTATGAAGCATTAGCTGTTTTAACTGCTACGGTTCCTGGAATGCCTCTAATTTACAGTGGCCAAGAAGCAGGATTAGATAAAAGACTGCCATTTTTTGATAAAGATAGCATTGACTGGTCAAATCTTGAATATGAGGAATTTTACAGCCAATTATTAATGCTTAAAAAGAATAATCCAGCTTTGTGGAACGGTGCTTTTGGTGGTAGTTTCCAAGTAATAAATTCAGCACAAAATTCATCTGAATTGCTAGCTTTCAGTAGAAAAAAGGATGACAACGAGGTGATTATTATTTTAAATTTATCCGACAGCATCCAAACCTTAAAAGTGGACAGAAATTACTTTGATAAAAGCTACCAGAAAGCTAACAATCCACAACTAACCGTAAGTTTCTCGGAAAATCAAGAACCTATGGCATTTGACCCATGGTCTTATATGATATTGACAAAAAATAGCTTGAACATTAAATAATGGATAATATATCGATCGAATCCAAGAAGCCAAAGTTAAACTTTTG harbors:
- a CDS encoding KpsF/GutQ family sugar-phosphate isomerase, with protein sequence MSRILESAKETIAIEARSIKELEGLLTPDFEQAVHAIMESKGKLIVTGMGKSGIIGKKIAATFSSTGTPSYFLHPGEAYHGDLGLIQDDDIVMAISNSGETDELLKIIPFFLRNGNKIIGVSGNPESTLAKNTHFHLNVHVEQEACPLDLAPTSSTTATLVMGDALAVALMKERDFKPEHFALFHPGGSLGRRLLMTVKDVMRSSDLPVIDSQSDMDVVIHSISNGRLGLAIVEENGVLSGVITDGDLRRGMNAKKESFLSLKAKDIMTKSPISIDKEMKLKKAEEMMMERKINTLLVVEKQKCVGVLQVYDL
- the kdsA gene encoding 3-deoxy-8-phosphooctulonate synthase, producing MSKELYQKITSDKPFFIVGPCVMESMDLLHTVAKELVAIKNELDVEIIFKSSFDKANRTSASAKRGPGLEEGKEWLQEIKTAYDLSVTTDVHESYQPKLLEDVVDIMQIPAFLCRQTDLLLAAAETGKIVNIKKAQFLSGEDMLYPCQKVVQAGNKQVLLTERGNMYGYNNLVVDFRNIPDMLQHGFPVIMDCTHSVQRPGGAGGKTGGNREFVPGMALAAKAFGANGYFIETHPNPDEAWSDGPNQLYLKDLRDLIKKLI
- a CDS encoding glycoside hydrolase family 31 protein; the encoded protein is MISSQTINKSNLNLHCGKIEKYKRNAYGIAGKTENAYFRISVVQKGIFKIHLSLTEAFDNHSYAVISKPVGIDFSIIDTNGHLELKTEALTLEIKKDPFTVIFKDNDGNIINEDDHALGTSWLGEQVTTYKKLQEDERFIGLGEKTGPLDRKGTGYQNWNTDHFGYPPDSDPLYCTTPFYIGIHQGLSYGIYLDNSHKTHFNFGASNRRFSSFSADQGDMAYYFIHEKNIEEIISSYTDLTGRMELPPIWSLGYQQCRYSYKPDKEVLSIAKFFREKEIPADVIVLDIHHMEQYKIFTWDGKDFPNPKQMINKLEEMGFKVVVICDPGIKIEEGYEAYDSGKKEDVFIKYPDGEYYEGEVWPGWCHFPDFTKPTVRNWWQEKLKAYTDLGILGLWNDMNEIATWGQYLPDLMEFDYEGEKASTRKARNVYGMQMARSTYEGAKQNSPNKRVFNLTRAGFSGIQRYAAVWTGDNVADDEHMLLGVRLVNSLGLAGVAFSGYDIGGFAGDADSQLFARWISIGAFAPFFRGHSMINSRDSEPWAYGEEVEEISRNYINLRYKMMPYIYSAFYKAHEKGIPVARSLAIYYPHDPKIYHSLYENQYLFGPDIMVAPVASKINLAKVYFPEGEWYDLFDDTFYRGNQEVIVECPIERLPVFVRASAIIPMQDKLENLSQNHNDCLHLHIYGGKQVNQCEYYEDDGDSFNHVDGEYYKRIIDFDPENRTLTINPKEGTFNTQYQKVKLFFHGFEGKINGKIQVNQQTIPLEKTDFNFIDQISNFDPLPENERINLKVDDLPNAIFNLDDDKIEIKW
- a CDS encoding alpha-amylase family glycosyl hydrolase: MRKQLLFIIIIAGIVNYSCQSVQDKMQQDIILTYPEKAKDMNIYEVNIRQYTAEGTINAFIPHIDRLKNMGVDILWIMPVQPIGKKNRKEPLGSYYSIKNYTAINPNFGTLEDFNRLVDTAHEKDMIVLLDWVANHTAYDHHWAEEHPEYYNLDSVGNLQSPVEDWTDVADLNYDNQELHQAMIKEMKWWITEADIDGFRCDMAGMVPNEFWKKAIDSLEATKDVFMLAEWEEPKIHDAGFDMSYGWEFHHMLNDIAKGKANADSVVAYLEKDAEKYDSTAFRMYFTSNHDENSWAGTVFERMGDAYEALAVLTATVPGMPLIYSGQEAGLDKRLPFFDKDSIDWSNLEYEEFYSQLLMLKKNNPALWNGAFGGSFQVINSAQNSSELLAFSRKKDDNEVIIILNLSDSIQTLKVDRNYFDKSYQKANNPQLTVSFSENQEPMAFDPWSYMILTKNSLNIK